The DNA sequence CAGCCGCCAGCGACCACTGCCTCCGATTCTGCTCCGCCTTCCGTTCAGGCCGGTCCCCCTGATGCCCCGACAGCGCCCGTCACCGGACCGCTACGCTTCGAGGTCGGCCCGAAGTTCCTGACGGGGATTCCGGTAGGCACTTTCGGCGACCGGGTAGGCACTAGCCCGGGCGCTGCCGTCGACGTGACGGCCAGGGTCGGGCAGACTCCCTTCTTCGTGGGCGTGGCCGTCGACTACCTGCTCTACGGCACGGAGACTCGCCGCCTGGCGTTTACACCGTCCGTACCCGAGGTGCTGACCGACGTCGACACCACGAACAACGTCTTCCGGACGCACGCGATCGTGCGTGTCCGTCCGTCCGGCGGCCGGGTCAGGCCGTACGCCGAGGGCCTCCTCGGGTTCAGCTACGTGTTCACGCGAACGTCGATCGACCTGGGCTACGACAGTGGCGCGGCCACCACGCATCTCGGCGATTTCGCGCCGAGCGCCGGCGCGGGCGGCGGAGTCACGATCGAACTGCTCTCGCGACCCGAGGGCCGCCTGGGTCTCGACATCGGGTTGCGGTATCTCACGAGTGGAAACGTCGACTACCTGACGCGGGGGGATCTCCAGCGCAACGAGACCGGCGTGACATTCGAGCCGACGCGTTCGCCGGCCAGCCTGTTGGGGCTGCAGATCGGGATCGCGGTTGATTTCTAGCCGCCCGTGAGCGCGTGGCCCGGGGAAGCCAGTCGACGGGCTGCTAGTTGCTTCCCGCGGCCCGCGCCCGCTCGACGATGGCCTCCGCGTCATCCGGTAGCAGCAGCCGGCTCTCCACGAGCGCCCGGGCCGCCGCGGAAACGGCATCCACGTAAGCCGCGTGATCGGCGTACCGCGCTTCGAGCGACGGTCGTGGATCGCCCGCCGTCTCCCGGTCCGCTTCGGTGGCCGCGAACGGGATGAACGAGCCGGTCCCGCCGCACTGCGCCCCTTCCGCGAACCCGTCGCGCCGCAGGTTCCAGCCGGTGAAGGTTCCGACCGGCGCGGCCAGGCTGGGGTGTCGCACGCCGTCCACCATGTTGCCGTCCGCGTCGACGCGTCCGACGAGCACGGTGTAGGCGTCGCCGTACATCGGCGGCAGTGAGCGGTGGTCCGCCAGTCGTAGCGGATTGTAGGACCCGGAGTAGGTTACCCCGGGGATCTCGGGAAATCCGAGGCCGTCCGCCGGCACCAGGCCGCCGCCGCGAAGGGTTGGGAACTGGCTCGGCGGCGGCTCGACCCCGTTAGCCACCCACTCGTACAGGGCCACGCTCAGGGCGGCCCGAGTCTGCGCCATGGCCAGGGGATTGCTCAGGTTCTGGCACATTCCGCGGCTCGGCGGACGGGTGTGGACGCCCGGCCCGCCGCCGTGCTGGGTGCCGGACAGCAGATAGACGCGGACGTTATCGGGCAGTTCGATGTGATTGCCCTTCGGGTCCGTGACGATCAGCGACGCGCGCGCCTGCCACAGTTCGGCCTCACCATCGCTGTGCACGATCCTGGGACAGGTGTTCGAGGCGCGGCACCGCTCCTGGAGGCCGTCCGTCCGTCCGCTCAGCGGATCGGTCAGCGTGGCGTAGGTAAAGGGGAACTGATCGCCGGGGTACACGTGGTCTTCGTGCTGTTTCTGCCAGCGCCCGGGCTGACCGAACGGATAGTTGGTGAACGTCTTGCGCGATCCGGCGATGTTCGGGTGGATCCCGTCGAAGACGATCCGGCCCGAGACGTCCTCGTTGAACCCCTGGTAGAGGAAGTCCCGCAGCATCCGGCCGCTCTGGGAGATGCCGAGCGAGAGGGTGGTCGTCGCCAGCCCGCTCTCCGGGCCGAGGGGGTTCGCGTTGCCTGCCGCGTCGGCGGTCTCGTAGCGGAGGAACGAGATGGCGTCGCGCATCGCGACGAATCCGAGCCCGAGCACCAACGGGTCCTTCGCCTGGTAGATGAATTCGTAGATCGCCCCGCCGTCGAAGCCGGCCGGGCGTTCGATCGCGATTTCCCGGTCGCTGACGTAGCGCCACCGCAGGTCCGGCGGCGCCTCGCGCTTGCCGTTCTGCATCGCGCGGACCGAGAGCATCCCGCCGGCGGAGTCGAGTGAGGCGGCCGGATAGGTCAGCCGGCCCGACGACCGGGTCTCCCCATCGTTGAAGATGAACTCCTCGAGGGCCGGCCCGGCGATCGGCGAGCCGTCGGGTTCCGTCGCGACCGGCAGGTAGGCAACGATGTTGGAGTCGGTCGGTGTCAGGTCGCCCTGCCATCCCACCCGGACAAAGGCGAACCCGCGCTCCAGCAGCGCCGGTTCGGCTGCGCCCGCGCCGCCCCGGTTCGAGACGGTGTGGAAGATCGCCCGGTTCCACCGGCTCATGTCGACCGGGCGGTAGATCTCCACCGTGGCGCGATACGCCACGCGGCCCGCCGCGTTGCGCGGTGCGCGATCGAGGTTGACGATGTGCAGGTGCCGCCGGTCGGCGGGGTCGACCTCGCCCGCAACGATGCCCCGGAGCAGCTCGTACTGGCCGACGTCGCCAAAGCGCCGGCCGTCGAGGGCCGGCGACTCGACCACCGCCAGGTCGAATTCGGTGATCTGCGCCAGCCCGGGCGACGCCGCGAACAGGGCGATGGCTGCCGCAAGGAAGAATGTGCGAAATCGTCTATCCATGGCGTCTCCGGAAAGTGGCCATGATAGCCCGCCCGGGGGGGCGTTACAGCTATAATTGGCCCAGCCCGCCATGGCCCGGCCAGTTCGTGAAGAGCCGGCCGACTCGTGACGGGTCTGGCTAGTGCCGAGCCGCACGCACGATGTGCCGCGCTCGCGACGTACCGCGTTAACCTGGGAGGTTGATCATGTTCGTTCGATGTCTGCTCGCCGCCGTCACCGTTGTCGCTCTGACCGTTGCGCTCGCCCCGGGAGCCGAGGCGGCGGAAGATCGGCCAATCCTGACTGCTTCAGCCGCCATGAAGATGGTGCACGGCTGCCTCGCCAGGGCGGAGGCGGAAGGATGGCTGATGCATATCGCGATCATGGACAATCACGGCAACCTGAAGGCCTACCACCGGATGGACGATGCGCAGTTCCTGTCGCAGGAGATTGCGATGGGAAAGGCGCGCAGTTCCGCCGTCAGCCCGCGCTCGACGAAGCAGTGGGGCGATATGGCGTTTGCGGGCGGCAACCCCGGCGCGGCGGCGTTCGTCCCCGGCATCATCTACTTTGAGGGCGGCCTGCCGATCATGACGGCTGACGGCTATCACGTCGGCGGCATCGGGGTCAGCGGCGACACCGGCGCGAACGACGCGATCTGTGGGCAGGCGGGCATCGACGCCGCCGCGGAAGACCTGCAGTAGAGTTGACGGCGCGCCCCGGCGGGCGTGGGATCGGCGCTAGCTGTTCTATACTCTGCGGACAATCCGTCCGCAGAGAAAGGGAAGGGCCATGACCAGTCGATCTCTCGTCGTCGCCTGCGTGCTTGCC is a window from the Acidobacteriota bacterium genome containing:
- a CDS encoding heme-binding protein, with the translated sequence MFVRCLLAAVTVVALTVALAPGAEAAEDRPILTASAAMKMVHGCLARAEAEGWLMHIAIMDNHGNLKAYHRMDDAQFLSQEIAMGKARSSAVSPRSTKQWGDMAFAGGNPGAAAFVPGIIYFEGGLPIMTADGYHVGGIGVSGDTGANDAICGQAGIDAAAEDLQ